A window of Rhododendron vialii isolate Sample 1 chromosome 11a, ASM3025357v1 genomic DNA:
TGTGCACAAGACAAGCATCGGCAATTTTTGCAACGACACATCAACTATTCTAGAATAGACTATAAAAATTGTTGGTCACACTCACTGCACAAAGCTCCCACTTACACCAGAGTATAGGGAGCCAATAGCTAGCAGCATTACCCCCCAGTTTCATGTAGAGAGGCTGATTCCAGTGACTTGTGTTGAACCCGTGCTACAACACTAGGGCAGATAGCACTTGCCACTGTGCCAGGTCACAGCTTCTATACAATGAAAAAAATGTGTCTTCACTAAGATTCAGAAGCCCATAATTGTGCAACAATGTGGTCACATTGACCACTTCGTGTTTAAATATAGTACTCCCTTGGTCCCCATTAGGGGGTGCTGACTTTCTAAATCGGAAACATTTCCAAAACTAAAAGAtttctaaagttagcaatgtttgctcaagaAAATGCTCACAATGGGATAACCAAACTTAGCGAACCCTTGACCAATAATCAAATATTGgcctttggataaccaaaaccagcaactttttctctttggataatcaaattaaagaaaggggatctctctctctctctctctctctctctctctctctctctctctctctctcaacgggTCCACCCAATTACATTTATTTTCAACTCGCTCTATATCTCTCTactaaaaataagtttttgattATACACCATTGTGGGGAATTCACATTGTTAAtattagcaaccccttaaatgtaTAACCAAAACATGAGGTGGCAAGTTTTGATGATACCCTTAGACTACAAATTTGGGACaccccaaaatgaaaaaatggaccAACAATTAGGAATGAAGAGAGTATCCACTAAAAGTTCAAAGCACGTACTTGAATATGTGACAGTGGGGTTGCATTGACGCCGTCCCCTAAAAGGCTTTCATAGACTTTCTTTGCAGGCTGCATAAAAATAAAACGATATTTCAAAAACAAGCATCCAATAAAATGGCTGAGGAAGTAAACATATATCACACTTGCTTAACCTGAATCGCTCCACGAGATTCCTCCAGCTCCGCATAAGCATACTTTAGCATTTCTGAATCTAAACAGGAAAAGCAAAATTCAAGACgtaaagaggaaagaaaagctGGAAATCACAATGATATCTAGTACAAGCCAGTAAATAATTAGACTCAAGAGCGTTCTGAAAACAATATcaacagaaagaagaagaaaaaaacagaaatctggtcaccaaaaacaaaaaaaagaataatcagTACCAGGAAGAGCCTTCAGAGCTCGATGGAATACTTTGATTGCAGAATCTACTGAACCACTTTTTGCATGCCATGTAGCATAGTCATACCACATATCAGGATAATGATACAAGTACATGAGGCACTGGACAGAAAAAATCAGGAAGTTATTCAGGTGGAGAACAACGCGctcaaaagcaaaaaagagcCGGTCAAACAGATATATACCATATTTAATCCAATGAATGGTAACTTATATCGACATAacagtcacaactcacaagcaatgcacaaaagaaaggaaaaaagacaatATAAATTACAGCAAAACAATGCACCCAAGAactaaacaaaaacaacataGTGCAAGGAATCTGATGAAAGTAGCAGTAGAGATAGCGGAAAAGCATCGGCAAGAATGTCCAACAACAGAGTGTTTCATGGTGAAGAGTTCTATAGATCATCAGCCTcttcatgagagagagatagagacagATCGAgacagagaggttgtacgatatTTGGTGATTGAAGCCTATGTAGCATGGACACTTAATCGGAGTCCACGTCCCGGTGACACTCAAATTGGAAGTGTCCAATTTTTTCTCAATGTTTTTGGTGTAGACACTCCAGGACACTCTATAAAATGCTCCGGACACTCTCAGAGTCAGAACACTCTCGAAACACTTGCAAGACACATCGGGGGCATTAAATGAAATAGTTAATACTCTTGTTAAAGCTTAGAAAAGTATTTCCTATTTGTGTGACTATCGATTATAAAGACACATAGATAATGAAACGCTTTCTGTGGGGAATACTTGTGAATGATGTGATGATAAATAAGATTTATAAGGTGTGTATGGTATAACATATTAAAATTAGAGCCTTTTTCTTATTCACATAATCGAATACATAAATATTATTTACAATGTATCCCCAACATGTCGTgtcctccaatttttttaaatttgagtgtTTGAGTGTCCGGTGCTACACATGGTTGTCaaaatcgtacgattcacgatACTATTCCCGATTCAATTCACGATTCACGCAAAAACGATACGAATCTATAGGTGAATCAAGGTTTGTATAGAATCGGTGGTGAATCATACGATTtacgattcgattcacgattcatGCAAAAATGATACGAATCTATAGGTGAATCATGGTTTATCATAAATGTGACTTTCGACTAATGTGAAACCACATTTGcaaaattttttaataatgGTATTTATTTTGATTCTGAGCATGTTAAACCCTTCTTCCTCATTCTTATTAAAGATTAAATACTCACTCTAAAGTTCTTTACGACTAAGATGCCTTACCCTGATgagttttgtattttattttggtaagttttcatattttgttaTGATGTGAGTCAATAGATGTGCTCAACGTTTTTGaaatgttacaattttaatttgCTAGATGGTAATTATTTAAGTAACTTTGAATATTGTTGAGGATGATATCTATATGGATGCGTTGTCTCACAAAACGATTCTTTTATTTCATGTACCCTTTAAATCATAATAGACCAAGACAGGGCTAAGAGCCTCGAACCGACCCACATATGTTGTCATACAAGCTAGTTTAGTTTGGTACCTACCAAGCTACAAACTTTTATTGCGTTGAGGCCAAGCTTTCATTTTTATAATGAATGTAACATCTATCTATATGCACATATCCATTTTACTAAACtatttattttcctattatGTACAAGTGTCTTTCCTATTAGATCATGTGATCATCCATTAGTAGTAGGGAAAAAACTTTAATATGAATTTAAACTTAGATTTTTGAATGTTACAATGTATGTTTATTATGTAGGTGCGTAGATACAATTTCCAATGTATTTTAAAAATGTGAACTGAATCGTTACGATTCACGATTCAGTAAAGGGTCAATTCGATTCATGATTTGACAACCTTGGTGCTACACAGGCTGAGGCATTGGTAACAGAATATGTGTTAATTTATTGACATTAAAAGGCAAGTCATGTAGAAATATTTCCGTATAAACAGTTGAAAATTTCTCAGATCATGAACTGAACTCCTTTTCTGGGTACTAAGGAGACTCCAAATAGGCTGGTTTTATACCAGAGGTTGATCaacaggaatttttttttaccatctgGACAGATACCAAGCATGCCCAAGATGAGAAGGCAGTATTCCATTTCAAAATGACAGGCATGTGACTTGTCACAAGGTTGTCAAATTGTGAATCGAAATAGCCTTTTTCTGAATTGTGACGTAAAGATACaataataatagaaaaacatacATAGATATCAAAGATTCATTTAAAAATGAAAGCTCAgccttaataaaataaaatgcatgACTTCAACTGTGATTATgtagccgttcaaaaaaaaaaaaaactgtgattaTGTAGCCTAGTAGTAAGAAGCTTGCTATATGGCATTATATGGGAGTTGCTCCGAGGCTCTGAGCCCTGGACGATAGAACAATTAAAGAGATGGGTTCGTCAAAACTTGAGTTCGTGTAGGATATTATGATAATAAACTATGGAGATTTCACCAAACTAATAATACACAGTTCATGAGAATAAGGTATCTCAGAGTTGTACATATCTAGAATGAATGTTTTAAtgttcaagaaaatgaaaaaaaaaaaaaaggggttaaCATCATGCTCCCAACAAGAATTAACAAATTTCGCATGGAACTACAACTTTTCAAACTcaacatttttttgaagttaTTCTTGCTTTCccagaaaaaagaagataaaaccAGTTTCGTATGCAAAAGTAGTTATATTTGCATGAACAGAATTGTGAAAAGAGCCTTGAATCGTATGGTTCATCACCAATTTTGTCCAAAACCTTGATTCACCTATAGATTTGTACTGTTTTTGCAAGAATCGTGAACCAAATCATGAATCGTGCGATTCTAACAACTATTTGACTTGACAAGTTGGACTCTTAACACAAATCCAATTATTCAATCATAATTCTAAGTACATAACCAACAGAAGCACAGCTTTTGCACCATAGAGCACAGAAGTGATTTGCgaaattaaaaagagagagaaaaacccaTAATTACATTTTCAGTACCTGCTCATATGTGAAAACAATTCGTTTGTTGGAAGAAGCACTATCTATCCTTTGAGGGTTTCCTCTGCAACAAAAGTAAATAGactaaagtaaaaaaatatatcagCTGACCTCTGGACCTATAAAACTTTAATTCCATATTCCCTAGTAGTTTGGAATGACTAACTAAAAGTATATGCGGaatgaagaaaacaagaacCATCAGAGGAAATTATTACCCACCAAACTTAACTCCATTGTTGCCAATGGATACAAGTTCTGTAGTATGGTAGAATTCCCACTTGAAAATGCATGAGTAAGGCCTAATGGGCCTTTTTTTATAAGTAGAATGAGTGGAAGGCATTGCCTCCAAACTATCTTCGAAGCCTACACAAGTAGAATAATGCAAGTGCTATATCATGCTAAATAAAATGCCGATTAGTCATGCTTCTTACTTTTCGAATGCTAGAAACCTCTTCCATGCCAACCATTGCAGCTCTTCCTGTAGGAGCACAATAATAGATTACATTCCATCCAGTAACATACAAAATTGGATCTGTACTTATATTCTTGTTATAAACAAgttagaaaaatagaaaagcaatGCAGCTCTTCTTTGTAGGTCAAAGTGCTCTCAATGCACTTGTGTAGACAAGGGAgctttgaaaacaaaaaaacaccacaCAAGTGGAAGGAAGAGAACATTCTGCTCGTAATTTTCAGTAATCTGCCAAACAAAAATGCAATATTGAACAAAGCAAATGCAGTGAATCTAGTAGCAGAAAGTGAAACATGTAATCTTAATGGCAATTACACAAAGAAGAGAACTCATTACCTTGTAATAACCAGACGGTGGCACAGCAAGCACATTCCAATCAATTTCATCAATATATTTCTTCCGCTCCCTGTAGACAGCCCTAGCGCTGTTATATTTTGGTTGATAGTCAGATAATAATCCTTTTGCCTGCATCAAGAAATTTAAGATGTAATGAATGTGATTGCACAAGTGCACATTTTGCTCGTGCCCGAGCCAAAAATCTGAACACAAGAAAGAATCAAGAATAGAATGCTGACATAAATTAAACATTCATCACCCCACTGCCTACATTTCATCCCAattgaaacaaagaaagaaagaagtacCAGGGTGCGGCTAacagaattttcaaaattctcaTAGTCCTTCCAAAGTTGTTCCGCATGCTGGGTAGGAGTAACAATAGCCTTCTGATATGCTTTCCTGACAGCAGTCATTCGTTGCGACTCTTCTTGTGTGGTTTGAGCCTTCACCGTCAATATTACAAGATCAGAGATTAAATgtaaaaagaaacagaaaataaagTCGTTAACAGCGTAAAATATCCGTGATTCAGCAATCAGCATATAAGGAAGCATATGATATACCGGCATGGACTTTAAAAAGGTGATGTACTCCATCCATACAGGGCCCGAGGCAACGTCAGCTCCTGTTAACACATCTCAAGATAAGTATCATTAAAAGAACTTTGGTGAAACTTCAATGTAAACCATCCCCTTGGAAAAGCCACGCTTGATATGCTTCGGAAAAGCGAACCAAAAAAATTCCCACCTGTACCCACCCCATGAGAATATTTGCCTGCCTGActattttgtgtttttcattGATTAGAAAtagatactccctccatcccattttctttgtccattattttgtttgtctcttttatgtcttttgcctATATCTCTTAGTgtgaatcttgaaaaatatgcaatatggatcttgtttgatagatctcgattagttctataatacaaagttttcaaaattatgaaaaacgttatagattgaaagatataagcaattaaaaaatgacacacaattcaaaaatggacaatgaaaatgggacggagggagtatttatctAGACTCTACTACAAAACACACTGTTTTCGTTATGAATTTAGTAGCCACAATTACAATCATGAAAACATACATCAACCCTTGAGCACATATGTATATGAGTATACGtgacacacactctctctcacacacacacacacacacacacagagcatGCAGCTTCTGTTACCATGTAACCTAAGATCAGAACAGCCAAACCACAAATAAGCAACCAGATAAACTCGAGAACATTATCAAAAACTTTGCTTTTTATCAAGAACTATCAACAATGCAAGACATGTGTAGTTCTACGAGTTATTTACCCCTTTTAGATTAAAAGGTAATAACACTTAAAATGACAAAGAATAAATAGGCTGCATCTGTCATTTGGAAatatataccaaaaattaaattaaaaccaCACAACAATATGACCGGATAATTGAGAAGAATACAAACCAACATAGCTGAGCATGAAATCAAAAGCTTTCCTAGTCTCTTCCTGACCCTCTACCCCCTTCTTCTCATTAACTTTTCTGATGTAACGGATATAGCATCGCCTACAATGCCAAGATTTGCCAGGATATGATCAAATCCACAACAGCAATTGATTGATGGATAAACAACAATCTAATTAAGgatcttttttttataagtaaataatcatacaaaagaaagcattaagggaatgccacccgtATACAAAAAGGACCAGCAAGAGCTGTAACCAGACAAAAATGAGTGCCATTTGGTAATAGACATCAACCAACATCAACCAGTAAAAGAAAACATGTACCAAAGAGGAATTTGTAGACAGTTCAACAGACAGCGGCTAAAAATTTGTTTCGTAGCATCATCATCATTCACGGCCATGTGTGCCTCTACATATTGCTTCCAGTATCTTGCCTGGAAAAAATAATAGACTCAGCAATATAATGGCAAAATTATTATAACCACGAGCCCATAAAATATATCATTAATTTATGCTACAAATATGAGGGCACTAATATAACATGACTACACTAACTTGAACAGCCTGATCTACACTttatatattttcttcttctaattGGAAAAGAAAGTTAATGCAGGATACTTGTTCATTGCATGGTTGGGCAGAACAAATGATGCTATAGAAAAACAATGTTATTGAGATAATTGCAAGCATAAGGGAAACACTTGTAAACACAAACTATAGAGAGCGATGAATCATGCCTGACCGATACCTACTATCCGACCATGGATTAAGAGTTTAACTTGACCGGCCATTCTAGGCTATGAACAACAACCACAAGAAACAAGAGAGATAAAGATCATAATCATAAGTTCTACAATTAACTGCATTGCTataactgaaaactgaaaagaaatGATGAAAAGTCAACGACTCCCACAAGAGTGGACCTAACTAAGCAACAAATGTAAACCGATTACTTTCAATGCTGACTCATTTGGGTCAATTTCATCCAGTTATTTCAAGAACGATACCCAATATTATTTGGAATTCACAAGAAAGTAAACTGGCACAATTTCTTTGCATCAGCTAAACCACTGAGCACTGACAGTTGATACAAACACTAACAAAACACATTCGAGCATAGAGAACAAGCTCACCGCAGTCGGAAACGTAGCCAATAGTTGCTCATATATTGGAACTGCTTCCGAAATGGTCAAACGCTAAACAAATGACAACAATTAAGAGTTAGGAGTCACTAGGCCAAAATCAACAGAAAGgggatttaaaaaagaagaagaaagccaCACATGAACACACCAGTGCTTCGTTTGCAAGTATTTCTGCAGCTTCAATGTTATACTTATCGGCCATTAAGTCTTATTTCCTCGTTCTTTCCTGAAAATCAAGACGTAACATCCAAAGTATAAATCCTGGGCAGAATGAAGCCTAGAAAGCAACTGCTTCTGGccgcaaaaaaactaaccggcaTTACATATTGGAATACAAGGAGTGATTATTTACTAGGCACCAAACATAATCGTGTTTAAGCAATTAAATTAAGCATAAATAACAGCTAGGAGACATACAGAcgatgagagagaagagacgaGACCAAGGAGAAACGAGAGCGTGCgtgagtgtgagagagagagagagagagagagagagagagagagacacgtACCTCGATTATGGGCTGGTTCAATCGCGTAGTATACATGTGGCGACAATGACAGAGACAAAACCTAGAATTTGATCCTTGTCTCAAATTACACCATGAAGTATAACCACatcacacacacaaatacataTCGCGCCCTCAATTTTTTTGCGAGAAATCGAAGGAAACCTACCCGAGACACCGACCGAGAGTACTTTCGGACATGCGGGGCTAGAGAGACAAACCTAGAATTTGATCCTTCTCTCAAATTACACCATGAAGTATTTAactacacacaaacacaaaacacaCGCTCAAATTTTTTGAGAGAAACCGAAGGAAACCAACTGGGCACACCAATCAGGCATACAGGCGGCTACTCTGGGATCCACCGAATGATTCAAATCATCcaataatttttcttaaaaaaaaattgagtgataccgtaaaaaattagctcagtCCGATATGCGTAGACATTTGATCTAATTTTACATTTATTGATATGTGTAGAAAATTTAATTGAACACCAACACTCAGGGAGTTGAGGCCTTCCAAAATGGTTAttcttttatattaaaaaaaaaagggtaatcTTGTTTACTCGTGTATCGAGATGAATGTTATTTAATGAAATTCtacaattttgacaaaaaaaaaaaagctttttatCTCCATTATGAGTTCATGAAGTATtctactctttttttcttttctttttttttttattaatgtgaAGTATTCTAATAGTATTCTCTCCGTTCAGATTTAGTAGTTCTTAGTTCAATCCTAAcaggataaaaaatgagttatatctttaaattaatacgagtaatgaattttatatccaatatgaatcttgtttgatagattttaattacttttataaaataatattttaaaaatatcaaaaatattataaattacaagatataaacAATCAAAAGATGGCACAAACTCTCAAAAGAAATTATTAAATCCGGACAGGAGGGAGTTGTCACatcattggaaaacaaaaagaaagaagaaaaagaaaaaaaaatacaacaaaaaaaaaaatttcgaggAAACTATTTCAAACAAAAGTTGACTTTTCTTTATTCATCTTGCAAATGACCATGCACAAACACtttctccctcctctttctGCTCTTTTTAGTAGGGTAATACTCCCCGTCccaattttaatgttttttttttgaaagtttttgtcattttttaattaattatatttcgtaatttataatattttatgtaattttaaaaatactatattaaaaaactaattgaaatcaatcaaacaatatctatattcgatataaaattcattacaaatttAAAGACATAACAAATTTTTTAATCGGTTAGAATAAAACGATAAACAATTAAATCTGGAGAGGGAGTAATGTACTAATATCCATAATTATCTAACACTATCTACATAAAGCAAAGCCGCACTTTTCACTCAGCCGTGGTTCACTCCCAATTGAACTTGGCCATTCCCATTAACATCAGCATTCTTCTCCAATTCCCTCATCGTTGGCCTCCACCTGAAAAACCCACCAAACAAGCTTTGCATTTCCTCAAGGGTCTTCCCCCGCGTCTCCGGCAGCAACAGATAAATAAACAGCCACCcgaccaccgccaccgccatgAAAATAAGAAAGGCCCCGCCGATCGTCACGGCCTTGTACAGAGAGATAAAAGTCATCGATATAACGCCGCTCATCACGCGGTTCACCCCGACCCCGATGCCTGTCCCCTGGGCCCGCAGCCTCAGCGGGAAGATCTCCGAGCTATAGATCCACGCGATGGGGCCCAGCCCCATCGAAAACATGGCCACGAAAGCAAGAACAGAAACTACCGCCAGAGCGACCGCCCAGGCCAACTTGTCCTCCTTGAAACGATCGATCACCATCAGACTAGTTCCGAGGCTCGCGAGGGACACGATCATCCCCCCGATGCTGATCAGCAGCAGCTTCCTCCGCCCGAACCGGTCCACGAAGAAGGTTGCCACCAGGATGGACACGGTCTTGATGAACCCGACGGCCACGGTCGCGAGCAGCAGATGCGATTTGTTTATTCCCGCCTTCTCGAATATCTTCGGGCTGTACAAGACGACGGCGTCTATCCCGGACGTTTGCTGGAAGAAGTGTATTCCAACGCCGGCGATCAGGATGTGCCGCACGGCGGGGGTGGGGCGGAGGAGGAGGTCTTTCCAGACTCCTTCGCCGTGGCTGCTGCGCTTGGGGACCTGGACAACGTCGTTGTGGCAATCCGGGGGGATGCCGGCGGCATCCTTGATGTCGGCGAGGCGGACCTGGGATTCttgctctgagtcggaggtctTGTCGAGGACTCTCTTGGCGTCgccgaggcggccctggaggaCGAGCCAGCGAGGGGATTCGGGCATGGCGAGGACGGCGATGGCGAGGAAGGCGGCGGGGATGGCGCCGATGCCGAGCATGAGGCGCCAGCCGAGGTGGGTTGGGAGCTTGGACAAGGCGACGTTTGATACGTAGCCCAGTAGTATGCCTGAATTTTGAAGAGAATAGAAACATGTTAGGAAATGATATTTAGTGCTAAATCATTTGGCAATTTAACGGTCCAGATCTCATCTTCACCATATAGCATACGAGTCGATCATTTTCGAAATAAAATATGAACCATTGAATTGCCGAATAGACGGTTCAGATACTACACAATATAGTGTTGTGCACCACTTTTCTTGTTCTCATTCGTTTCACCACAATACCACATTAAATTTTTAGGCATAAGTTGATCcagaagaaaaattatttagtaaGAAAGGCATTGTctaaacaaaagagaaatgataggGGTACAACAGCTGTGTACATATCTGTTTTGCACTCGTTTTGAATCCCacaaagatgaacaaaatcgctcattttgtttaaaa
This region includes:
- the LOC131307896 gene encoding putative polyol transporter 2, which encodes MADRKYEENGFSGETPTPIPAFDPPPKPKRNKFALACAILASMTSILLGYDIGVMSGAGIFIKEDLKISDVQLEIVMGILNIYSLLGSCAAGCTSDWIGRRYTIVLASVIFFAGSLLMGFAVNYAFLMVGRFVAGIAVGYALMIAPVYTAEVSPASSRGFLTSFPEVFINIGILLGYVSNVALSKLPTHLGWRLMLGIGAIPAAFLAIAVLAMPESPRWLVLQGRLGDAKRVLDKTSDSEQESQVRLADIKDAAGIPPDCHNDVVQVPKRSSHGEGVWKDLLLRPTPAVRHILIAGVGIHFFQQTSGIDAVVLYSPKIFEKAGINKSHLLLATVAVGFIKTVSILVATFFVDRFGRRKLLLISIGGMIVSLASLGTSLMVIDRFKEDKLAWAVALAVVSVLAFVAMFSMGLGPIAWIYSSEIFPLRLRAQGTGIGVGVNRVMSGVISMTFISLYKAVTIGGAFLIFMAVAVVGWLFIYLLLPETRGKTLEEMQSLFGGFFRWRPTMRELEKNADVNGNGQVQLGVNHG